From Nicotiana tabacum cultivar K326 chromosome 20, ASM71507v2, whole genome shotgun sequence, one genomic window encodes:
- the LOC142174228 gene encoding uncharacterized protein LOC142174228 encodes MAKDSELWDIICDGPHVPMKKLGETGPMVLKDRKEYSDIDRKVVEKNYRAKKILEALQTAHEGTTQVKWSKIDMLTTEYELFRMKDDESIQDMHTRFTSIINELHSLGDVIPRNSL; translated from the exons ATGGCCAAAGACTCAGAACTATGGGACATCATCtgtgatggtccacatgttccTATGAAGAAGCTTGGAGAAACTGGACCAATGGTGCTGAAAGACAGAAAGGAGTACAGTGATATTGACAGAAAAGTCGTAGAAAAGAACTATCGCGCCAAGAAAATCTTG GAAGCATTGCAAACCGCACATGAAGGAACTACTCAGGTTAAATGGTCCAAGATTGACATGCTTACCACTGAGtatgagctcttcaggatgaaggatgatgagtcaaTACAGGATATGCACACTAGATTCAcatccatcataaatgagctccATTCACTTGGAGATGTTATTCCCAGAAATAGCTTGTAA
- the LOC107801519 gene encoding S-adenosylmethionine decarboxylase proenzyme, protein MDMALPVSAIGFEGFEKRLEISFFEPGLFADPNGKGLRSLSKAQLDEILGPAECTIVDSLSNDDVDSYVLSESSLFVYSYKIIIKTCGTTKLLLAIPPILKLAETLSLKVQDVRYTRGSFIFPGAQSFPHRHFSEEVAVLDGYFGKLAAGSKAVIMGSPDKAQKWHVYSASAGPIQSNDPVYTLEMCMTGLDREKASVFYKTEGSSAAHMTVRSGIRKILPNSEICDFEFEPCGYSMNSIEGAALSTIHITPEDGFSYASFEAVGYDMKTMKLGPLVERVLACFEPDEFSIALHADVATKLLERVCSVDVKGYSLAEWSPEEFGKGGSIVYQKFTRTPFCGSPKSVLKGCWKEDEEKEEKE, encoded by the coding sequence ATGGATATGGCCTTGCCTGTCTCTGCCATTGGTTTTGAAGGTTTCGAGAAGAGGCTTGAAATTTCTTTCTTCGAGCCTGGTCTGTTTGCTGATCCCAACGGAAAAGGACTTCGATCTCTCTCAAAGGCACAATTGGATGAGATTCTCGGACCTGCTGAGTGCACCATTGTTGATTCCCTATCAAATGACGATGTTGATTCTTATGTCCTCTCCGAGTCGAGCCTCTTTGTTTATTCTTACAAGATAATCATCAAAACCTGTGGCACCACAAAGTTGCTTCTCGCAATTCCGCCCATCCTAAAGTTGGCTGAGACCCTGTCTCTCAAAGTACAAGACGTGAGGTATACCCGTGGGAGCTTCATTTTCCCTGGCGCTCAGTCGTTTCCTCACCGTCACTTTTCTGAAGAAGTTGCTGTCCTCGATGGCTATTTTGGAAAGCTTGCTGCCGGTAGCAAGGCTGTGATTATGGGCAGTCCTGACAAAGCACAGAAATGGCATGTTTACTCTGCCTCTGCAGGACCTATTCAGTCTAATGACCCTGTTTACACTCTTGAGATGTGTATGACTGGTTTGGACAGGGAGAAGGCATCTGTCTTTTACAAGACTGAAGGAAGCTCGGCTGCTCATATGACTGTTCGATCTGGGATAAGGAAGATCCTCCCCAATTCTGAGATATGCGATTTTGAGTTTGAACCCTGTGGTTATTCCATGAATTCAATTGAAGGAGCTGCACTCTCAACCATTCACATTACCCCGGAAGATGGCTTTAGCTATGCTAGCTTTGAAGCAGTTGGGTATGACATGAAAACCATGAAGCTGGGTCCCCTGGTTGAGAGGGTGCTGGCATGTTTCGAGCCAGATGAGTTCTCTATTGCTTTGCATGCTGATGTTGCTACCAAGTTACTGGAGCGTGTTTGCTCTGTTGATGTGAAAGGCTACTCTCTTGCTGAGTGGAGTCCAGAAGAATTTGGCAAGGGTGGTTCCATTGTCTACCAGAAGTTCACCAGAACTCCTTTCTGTGGATCTCCCAAGTCCGTTCTGAAGGGCTGctggaaagaagatgaagagaaagaagagaagGAGTAG